A section of the Spirosoma pollinicola genome encodes:
- a CDS encoding SusC/RagA family TonB-linked outer membrane protein, with product MSKRVLCQKTLQKIMRIGFYQAFLSVAFVTLVHAHVVNGQKVLEQKVTFQMTNADVEKVLDKIETVTHVKFLYNPQIFGPERKLNYKFQNESLSDVLNRVLSPYQVAYEVFQERIILKRQESQSNGQSATKQEAPKRKITGVVLDEKGATLPGVSVVLKETQKGTTTVADGTFSLDIPDQGRDGVPAVLVFSFVGYKRQEVTVGSQSNLSVSLVPEASTLGEVVVTAFGIAREKKALSYAVTEVKGNELTQARENNVANALTGKIAGVNATGMATGPGGSSRIIIRGNGSLNGNNQPLYVINGMPMDNSTPGGTAADGNGMNVDRGDGIGGINPDDIESISVLKGGPAAALYGARASNGVILITTKKGRSQKGIGVEVNSNTTFEDIAVIPNWQYEYGQGVDGKKPTTITEAKSTGRLSYGARMDGLPTIQVDGQLHPYSPQKDNLKNFYRTGSNYINSIAFTGGSETMNFRLGLNNTQSNSIVPNSSFARRIANLSMNAFLGKKLSVETVFQYNVEEGTNRPKVGYADFNPHWATYLIANVVDIRSLAPGYDPVTGKEMEWNPVPAAPNPYFVINKFKNNDVKHRFISQGSIRYDILDNLFLKGSVSQDYYSFSSEYVQPTNNAYQPLGTYEARKTTSSETNGMLTLNYNTNFNNISFSALAGLNAQRSIFDQTVIAGSEFTVPYFYSYTNLATSTTTPTYLKSAINSVFASADFGYKNVAYLTLSGRQDWFSVLNPKSNSIFYPSVGGSLILTDAMRLPKAISFAKLRASWAQVGGATVNAYQIYQYYSMQQGGHNGRPVQVLSSSQVPNPDLKPLTSTTYEGGFEAKFLNNRLGIDLTLYNRKTTDDIVTSNIALSSGYTSALLNVGVLSNKGVELLLTGTPVSKGPFTWDVSYNMAYNKSKIERLADGITGIDVGTGVGGGLVRNVLDRPYGTVWGYSKKTDASGNVVFNTASGYAVRGDLQEIGQGTPPLTMGITNNFRYKNFSLNILVDGKFGSIVYSNLYQYAYRFGLPQETLPGRETGITVTGVTPEGNPYSKTWAKEEVDTYYDNDKNYTSIFMFNNDFVKLRQVILSYNLPVSKLPFLKLQSATISFVARNLAILYKDKKNQYFDPESGYTSTNAQGLEAFGVPRTRSLGVNLMVKF from the coding sequence ATGTCAAAACGAGTACTTTGTCAAAAGACACTACAGAAAATCATGCGCATTGGATTTTACCAGGCCTTTCTTTCTGTCGCTTTCGTGACCCTGGTCCATGCCCACGTGGTAAATGGACAGAAGGTGCTTGAGCAAAAAGTTACCTTCCAGATGACCAACGCCGATGTGGAAAAGGTGTTGGACAAGATCGAGACAGTCACGCACGTCAAGTTTTTGTACAACCCGCAAATCTTCGGGCCAGAGCGTAAACTCAATTATAAATTCCAGAACGAATCACTTTCCGACGTACTCAACCGGGTTCTTTCGCCCTATCAGGTTGCCTACGAGGTTTTCCAAGAACGTATTATCCTGAAGCGGCAGGAGTCGCAGTCGAATGGCCAGTCGGCAACAAAACAGGAAGCCCCAAAACGCAAAATAACCGGGGTCGTTCTCGACGAAAAAGGAGCCACACTGCCTGGCGTAAGTGTCGTATTGAAAGAAACCCAAAAGGGAACAACTACCGTTGCCGATGGCACATTTTCGCTGGACATTCCCGATCAGGGCCGCGACGGCGTACCGGCCGTACTGGTGTTCAGTTTTGTGGGCTACAAACGTCAGGAGGTCACCGTGGGCAGTCAGAGTAACCTGTCGGTAAGTCTGGTTCCGGAAGCCAGTACCCTCGGCGAAGTGGTGGTTACTGCGTTTGGTATTGCACGGGAGAAAAAAGCCCTCTCCTACGCCGTTACCGAAGTGAAAGGAAACGAGCTTACCCAGGCCCGTGAAAACAACGTTGCCAATGCACTGACCGGTAAAATTGCCGGGGTAAACGCAACCGGTATGGCCACCGGCCCCGGCGGCTCAAGCCGGATCATTATCCGCGGTAATGGCTCCCTGAACGGAAACAACCAGCCCTTGTACGTCATCAACGGGATGCCGATGGACAACAGCACGCCAGGTGGCACCGCAGCCGATGGCAACGGTATGAACGTGGACCGGGGCGATGGTATCGGCGGAATAAACCCGGACGATATCGAGTCGATCAGCGTATTGAAAGGCGGCCCGGCGGCAGCCCTTTACGGGGCCCGTGCCTCCAACGGTGTCATTCTTATCACCACCAAAAAAGGACGTTCCCAGAAAGGAATCGGTGTGGAGGTTAACAGCAACACCACCTTTGAAGATATCGCCGTAATTCCGAACTGGCAGTATGAATATGGCCAGGGGGTGGATGGCAAAAAACCAACCACCATTACGGAGGCAAAAAGTACAGGACGGCTTTCGTACGGTGCCCGGATGGATGGTCTGCCTACCATTCAGGTCGACGGCCAATTGCACCCTTACTCGCCCCAGAAAGATAACCTGAAGAACTTCTACCGCACCGGGAGCAACTACATCAACTCGATTGCCTTTACCGGTGGCAGCGAGACGATGAACTTTCGGCTGGGTCTGAACAATACACAATCGAACAGCATCGTACCGAACTCCTCGTTTGCCCGACGCATTGCGAACCTCAGCATGAATGCCTTTCTGGGCAAAAAACTGAGCGTTGAAACCGTGTTTCAGTACAACGTGGAAGAAGGCACAAACCGCCCTAAAGTTGGGTATGCCGATTTCAACCCTCACTGGGCTACTTACCTGATTGCCAACGTGGTCGACATTCGCAGTCTGGCACCGGGTTATGACCCAGTAACGGGCAAAGAGATGGAATGGAACCCGGTACCTGCCGCACCAAACCCGTATTTCGTCATTAATAAATTCAAAAATAATGACGTTAAACACCGGTTCATCAGCCAGGGAAGCATCCGCTACGACATTCTCGACAACCTGTTCCTCAAAGGCAGTGTGAGCCAGGATTACTATAGTTTCTCGTCGGAGTATGTCCAGCCAACCAACAACGCCTATCAGCCGCTGGGTACGTATGAAGCCCGGAAAACGACCTCGTCGGAAACCAACGGCATGCTGACGCTGAACTACAATACCAATTTTAATAACATAAGCTTCTCGGCGCTGGCGGGACTCAACGCCCAGCGGAGCATTTTCGATCAGACCGTTATTGCGGGTAGCGAATTTACGGTGCCGTATTTTTACAGCTACACCAACCTGGCGACCTCGACAACCACCCCAACCTACCTGAAGAGTGCCATTAATTCGGTATTCGCGTCGGCCGATTTCGGGTATAAAAACGTGGCCTACCTGACCCTGTCCGGTCGGCAGGACTGGTTCTCGGTGTTGAATCCAAAGAGCAACAGCATCTTTTACCCATCCGTTGGAGGCTCGTTGATTTTAACGGATGCGATGCGTTTGCCGAAAGCCATCAGCTTTGCCAAACTACGGGCCTCATGGGCACAGGTCGGTGGTGCTACCGTGAATGCGTATCAGATTTACCAGTACTATTCAATGCAGCAGGGTGGTCATAATGGCCGTCCGGTACAGGTTCTGTCTTCGTCGCAGGTGCCAAACCCCGACCTGAAACCGCTAACCTCAACCACCTACGAAGGCGGTTTCGAAGCCAAATTCCTGAATAACCGCCTGGGTATTGACCTGACGCTCTACAACCGGAAAACAACCGACGATATCGTAACGTCCAACATCGCCCTTTCGTCGGGTTATACCTCTGCGCTCTTGAACGTGGGTGTGCTGAGCAACAAGGGTGTTGAGTTGCTGCTGACCGGAACGCCCGTTAGCAAGGGCCCTTTTACCTGGGATGTTAGCTACAACATGGCCTACAACAAAAGCAAAATCGAACGGCTTGCCGATGGCATAACCGGTATCGACGTGGGCACTGGTGTTGGTGGCGGACTGGTACGGAACGTTCTGGACAGACCGTATGGTACCGTTTGGGGATACAGTAAAAAAACTGACGCCAGTGGTAATGTTGTTTTCAATACGGCCAGCGGCTACGCCGTGCGGGGTGATCTGCAAGAAATTGGACAGGGTACCCCGCCACTAACGATGGGGATCACCAACAATTTCCGTTACAAAAACTTCTCGCTGAACATCCTGGTCGATGGCAAATTCGGCAGCATCGTTTACTCGAACCTGTACCAGTATGCGTATCGGTTTGGTCTGCCACAGGAGACGCTTCCGGGTCGTGAAACCGGTATCACCGTTACGGGCGTAACGCCGGAGGGGAACCCATACAGCAAAACATGGGCGAAAGAAGAAGTCGATACGTACTACGACAACGACAAGAACTACACCTCCATATTCATGTTCAACAACGACTTCGTGAAGCTTCGTCAGGTGATTCTGAGCTACAACCTGCCTGTCAGCAAATTGCCCTTCCTGAAGCTGCAATCGGCAACGATTTCGTTCGTGGCGCGTAATCTGGCCATTCTCTACAAAGACAAAAAGAATCAGTATTTCGATCCGGAGTCGGGCTATACCAGCACCAATGCACAGGGTCTGGAAGCGTTTGGCGTACCCAGAACCAGAAGCCTCGGGGTCAACTTAATGGTGAAATTCTAA
- a CDS encoding FecR family protein produces the protein MQEYRDVEPEELALDSSFQRWQLSNDPTASAFWQEWLIQNPDKADLVDKAASLLLSLHHSYDQQFSERVAISDSEIQSEIRRLHDSLERPVVAVKWFQFAPIRYGMAASILVVLGLFGWYLLQPKTEKTGVTYSELVTQVTEPLLEVSNTTNAPQLVNLPDKSTIMLYPKSRVSYASTFAGAKREIYLSGKGFFEVTKNPSKPFYVYANGLVTKVLGTSFTVQAFEGARQMQVMVKTGRVAVYTQDQVALNAKKETYKLEGVVLTPNQQIVFSPAETETHLTKSLVEKPVPLEQAAQQHTFAFKRAPIAEVFTALEQSYGIKIVFDEEVMRTCSLTASFSDEPLFDKLELICRTINATYKQVDGTIIISSNGC, from the coding sequence ATGCAGGAGTACAGGGATGTAGAACCCGAAGAATTAGCCCTTGATTCGTCTTTCCAACGCTGGCAATTGAGCAATGACCCAACGGCCAGTGCTTTCTGGCAGGAGTGGCTGATTCAAAATCCCGATAAAGCTGATCTCGTTGACAAAGCGGCTTCCCTGCTTCTTTCACTGCACCACTCCTACGACCAGCAATTTTCGGAACGGGTAGCCATTTCTGATTCAGAAATTCAGTCAGAAATCCGTCGGTTACACGACTCGCTTGAACGTCCGGTTGTCGCCGTAAAGTGGTTTCAATTTGCGCCGATCCGGTATGGCATGGCTGCCAGTATTCTGGTTGTGCTTGGTCTGTTTGGCTGGTATCTGCTTCAGCCAAAGACTGAGAAAACGGGCGTGACCTATAGCGAGTTGGTAACACAGGTAACGGAGCCACTTCTGGAGGTAAGCAATACGACCAATGCCCCACAACTGGTAAACCTGCCGGACAAAAGCACGATCATGCTTTACCCTAAAAGCCGGGTGAGCTACGCCAGCACATTTGCGGGTGCCAAACGGGAAATTTATTTGTCTGGGAAAGGTTTTTTCGAGGTCACCAAGAATCCGTCGAAGCCATTTTATGTATATGCTAATGGACTGGTCACTAAAGTATTAGGCACCAGTTTTACAGTACAGGCCTTTGAAGGTGCCCGACAAATGCAGGTTATGGTTAAAACAGGTCGGGTGGCCGTTTATACGCAGGATCAGGTAGCTCTCAACGCAAAAAAAGAAACCTACAAGCTGGAAGGTGTTGTCCTGACGCCCAATCAGCAGATTGTCTTTTCCCCCGCCGAAACCGAAACGCATTTAACCAAGAGCTTAGTGGAGAAGCCGGTTCCGCTGGAGCAGGCGGCTCAACAGCATACATTTGCCTTCAAGCGTGCACCCATTGCCGAGGTGTTCACGGCGCTCGAACAGTCGTATGGCATAAAAATCGTTTTCGACGAAGAAGTCATGCGCACTTGCTCACTTACGGCGTCCTTTTCCGACGAACCCCTTTTCGATAAACTGGAACTCATCTGTCGCACAATAAACGCCACCTACAAGCAAGTGGATGGCACCATCATTATCAGCAGTAACGGCTGCTAA
- a CDS encoding dipeptidase, with product MFIIDAHLDMALNAIEWNRDYRLSAYQLRELEADLTDKIDRAKGTVSLPDLRRGNIGLVVATQIARFNQSNGNLPGAGWNSPEQAWAMTQAQRAWYETMVDAGEMVQILDRASLENHLTLWLDESIANDKKPVGYILSLEGADSIVNLSYLEKAYNYGLRALGPAHYSTGRYAPGTGLTGPLTAQGRELVKEMDRLGIILDATHLTDDGFTEALSLYKGPVWASHHNCRALVPHQRQLTDDQIKQLTERDGVVGGCFDAWMMKPGFTQRVSNPTEFGISLETIIDHYDHICQLTGNSQHIAIGSDLDGTYGIEQSPSDLDTIADLQNLTGLLTKRGYSPEDIENIFHKNWLRFLRGAWR from the coding sequence ATGTTCATCATCGACGCCCACCTCGACATGGCGCTGAACGCCATCGAATGGAACCGGGACTACCGGCTTTCGGCTTATCAACTCCGCGAACTGGAAGCGGATTTGACCGATAAAATAGACCGGGCGAAAGGCACCGTTTCCCTGCCCGACCTCCGCCGTGGCAACATCGGTCTGGTGGTAGCCACGCAGATTGCCCGCTTCAACCAAAGCAACGGCAACCTGCCCGGTGCTGGCTGGAACTCTCCCGAACAGGCCTGGGCTATGACGCAGGCGCAACGGGCCTGGTACGAAACAATGGTCGATGCAGGCGAGATGGTCCAGATTCTGGATCGGGCCAGTCTCGAAAATCACTTGACGCTGTGGCTCGACGAAAGCATTGCCAACGACAAGAAGCCCGTTGGTTATATTCTCAGTCTGGAAGGTGCCGACTCGATAGTAAACCTGTCGTACCTCGAAAAAGCCTATAACTATGGCTTACGGGCACTTGGCCCCGCGCATTACAGTACGGGGCGGTATGCGCCCGGCACCGGCCTGACGGGTCCGTTGACCGCCCAAGGGCGCGAGTTGGTCAAGGAAATGGATCGGCTGGGGATTATTCTGGATGCAACACACCTTACCGACGACGGCTTTACCGAAGCGTTGTCTTTATACAAGGGGCCAGTCTGGGCCAGTCACCACAACTGTCGGGCGTTGGTGCCACACCAGCGGCAACTCACCGACGACCAGATCAAGCAGTTAACTGAACGGGATGGGGTCGTTGGCGGGTGCTTCGACGCCTGGATGATGAAGCCCGGTTTCACCCAGCGCGTGAGCAACCCCACCGAATTCGGTATCAGTCTCGAAACCATCATCGACCACTACGACCACATCTGTCAGCTCACCGGCAACAGCCAGCACATTGCCATCGGCAGCGACCTCGACGGCACGTACGGCATCGAACAATCCCCCAGCGACCTCGACACAATCGCCGACTTACAGAATCTGACCGGACTGCTCACCAAGCGAGGCTACTCGCCCGAGGACATTGAAAATATCTTCCATAAAAACTGGCTACGGTTTTTGCGGGGAGCGTGGAGGTGA
- a CDS encoding 3-hydroxyacyl-CoA dehydrogenase family protein, which translates to MNQPLNPAEIPVSVVGLGLMGCSITVCLLIAGHPVVAVAPLPVDMETAEPRIREHLTKAFDKGLITKSPELYLEKLTITEDYGLLKPCRLVLECTLEDIAIKKAVYNKIDAVVADDTVITSNTSAIPISILQRQIRLPERFLGLHWAEPSHTTRFLEIICGDLSDQQTGDWLYELAHLWAKEPTLVRKDIRGFIANRLAYAMYREAFNLVENGYATVEDVDRACRNNTGYWMTLVGVFRWMDLTGVAAYHTVMKDLFPTLSNQTEVPKLIDDIVKAGGKGVQNAHGFYEYTPEEAKLWKETYEEFSYDIRKLALKYPADVVKKKLGENTED; encoded by the coding sequence ATGAACCAACCATTAAATCCGGCAGAAATACCCGTAAGCGTCGTAGGGCTGGGTCTGATGGGCTGTAGCATTACCGTCTGTCTGCTGATTGCAGGTCATCCGGTAGTGGCCGTTGCCCCGCTCCCGGTCGATATGGAAACGGCCGAGCCCCGTATTCGGGAGCATCTGACCAAAGCATTTGACAAGGGACTAATTACCAAAAGCCCCGAGCTTTACCTGGAGAAACTGACTATTACCGAAGACTACGGCCTGCTGAAACCCTGCAGGCTTGTACTTGAATGTACGCTCGAAGATATCGCCATCAAGAAAGCCGTTTACAACAAAATCGACGCCGTTGTTGCCGATGATACTGTGATTACCAGCAACACCTCGGCCATTCCGATCAGTATTCTCCAGCGGCAAATTCGGTTGCCGGAGCGATTTCTGGGTCTGCATTGGGCCGAACCTTCGCACACCACCCGCTTTCTGGAAATCATCTGTGGCGACTTAAGCGATCAACAAACCGGCGACTGGCTTTATGAACTCGCGCATTTATGGGCCAAAGAACCAACGCTGGTACGCAAGGATATTCGGGGGTTTATTGCTAACCGGCTGGCCTACGCTATGTATCGCGAGGCTTTCAATCTGGTAGAAAACGGGTACGCTACGGTTGAGGATGTGGACCGCGCCTGCCGAAACAATACCGGCTACTGGATGACATTGGTAGGTGTTTTCCGGTGGATGGACCTGACGGGCGTAGCGGCTTATCACACCGTTATGAAAGATTTATTCCCGACCCTTAGCAACCAGACCGAAGTACCCAAACTCATCGACGATATTGTGAAAGCGGGGGGCAAAGGCGTACAAAATGCCCACGGGTTCTACGAATACACCCCTGAAGAAGCCAAACTCTGGAAGGAAACCTACGAAGAATTCAGCTACGACATTCGTAAACTGGCCCTCAAATACCCGGCCGATGTGGTGAAGAAGAAGCTGGGAGAAAATACTGAAGACTAG
- a CDS encoding MFS transporter → MSKTNNYRWIIVILLFTATTINYLDRQIIGLLKPILEVEFSWTETNFARIVIAFTAAYAVGLLVFGWFIDKVGTKLGYTVTIIWWSVAGMLHALARSAFGFGVARVGLGLGEAGNYPAAVKTVAEWFPQKERALATGLFNAGTSIGVVAALLIVPWILNNYGWQEVFWITGAMGFVWLIFWLVFYEIPAKQKRLSAEEYRYIVSGQEAETKKKLPVKWFKLFTLPQTWALITGKGLIDPIYWFFLFWLPSYFSSTFKLDLKKPSLELMLIYLATTVGSIGGGYLSSWLIKRGWPTLKARKTVLIIFAGLELSIILAQFATDVWVAVGLISLAVAVHQAWATNVFTLASDLFPKQAVSSVVGIAGMAGAVGGIFFPMLVGDLLDTYKAAGNLSGGYNVLFTICGCTYLIAWLIIHLLTRKPKLVDISQLT, encoded by the coding sequence ATTTCCAAAACCAATAACTACCGATGGATTATCGTCATTTTATTATTTACGGCAACAACCATCAACTACCTCGACCGCCAGATAATAGGGTTATTAAAACCCATTTTAGAGGTTGAATTTAGCTGGACCGAAACCAATTTCGCCCGGATTGTCATTGCCTTCACGGCTGCTTACGCTGTCGGTTTGCTGGTGTTCGGCTGGTTCATTGACAAGGTTGGCACAAAACTAGGCTATACCGTCACCATCATCTGGTGGAGTGTGGCGGGTATGCTCCATGCCTTGGCCCGAAGTGCGTTTGGATTTGGCGTTGCCCGCGTTGGATTAGGGCTGGGCGAAGCGGGAAATTACCCGGCTGCGGTAAAGACCGTAGCAGAGTGGTTTCCACAGAAAGAACGCGCCCTGGCAACAGGACTATTCAATGCCGGGACAAGCATTGGCGTGGTAGCGGCCCTGCTGATTGTGCCCTGGATACTGAATAACTACGGCTGGCAGGAAGTATTCTGGATTACAGGCGCAATGGGATTTGTATGGCTCATTTTCTGGCTGGTATTTTATGAAATACCAGCCAAACAGAAACGACTATCGGCAGAAGAATACAGGTATATCGTCAGCGGTCAGGAAGCCGAAACGAAAAAGAAACTGCCCGTCAAGTGGTTTAAGCTGTTCACGTTGCCGCAAACATGGGCACTCATTACGGGCAAAGGACTCATTGACCCCATTTACTGGTTTTTCCTGTTCTGGCTTCCCTCCTACTTTTCATCTACGTTTAAGCTGGATCTAAAAAAGCCGAGCCTGGAACTGATGCTTATCTACCTGGCTACCACCGTGGGCAGCATTGGCGGAGGGTATTTATCGTCCTGGCTCATAAAACGGGGATGGCCAACGCTGAAAGCCCGAAAAACGGTTCTTATCATATTTGCCGGGTTGGAATTATCCATTATCCTTGCTCAATTTGCAACGGATGTCTGGGTAGCCGTGGGGTTGATTAGTTTAGCGGTGGCCGTTCACCAAGCCTGGGCAACGAATGTATTTACGCTGGCGTCCGACCTTTTTCCGAAACAAGCCGTCAGCTCAGTGGTTGGGATTGCAGGGATGGCCGGAGCCGTGGGAGGAATATTCTTCCCGATGCTGGTTGGTGATTTACTGGATACGTACAAAGCAGCCGGAAACCTATCGGGTGGCTACAACGTGTTATTCACCATCTGCGGATGCACCTATCTGATCGCCTGGCTGATCATTCATTTGCTTACGAGAAAACCGAAATTAGTCGATATAAGCCAACTTACTTAA
- a CDS encoding bifunctional 4-hydroxy-2-oxoglutarate aldolase/2-dehydro-3-deoxy-phosphogluconate aldolase, translated as MSRQPFSWELFYKAPVVGIIRGLQPDDINQILPVYREAGLTTIEITMNTAGAEAIIQQAIDHHSEGLNIGAGTVCTLDDLDKALAAGAQFIVTPVISKKVIKACVKHGVPIFPGAFTPSEIYKAWSLGASMVKVYPATSLGPEYIKDVKAPLNQLKLMPTGGISLDNMAAYFKAGADGLGIGSHLFDKKLINEKNWAGLTNHLRDFVERMQKAISPPATVLPPASAARPTPS; from the coding sequence ATGAGTCGACAACCATTCTCCTGGGAGTTATTTTATAAAGCGCCCGTCGTAGGCATTATCAGAGGGTTGCAGCCCGATGACATTAACCAAATCCTCCCCGTGTACCGGGAAGCGGGCCTGACAACCATCGAAATAACGATGAACACTGCCGGTGCCGAAGCCATTATTCAACAGGCAATAGACCACCACAGCGAGGGCCTGAACATCGGTGCCGGAACGGTTTGCACGCTCGACGATCTGGACAAGGCACTGGCAGCGGGTGCCCAGTTTATTGTTACGCCCGTCATCAGCAAAAAAGTCATAAAAGCCTGTGTGAAGCACGGAGTCCCTATTTTCCCCGGTGCATTTACCCCCTCCGAAATCTACAAAGCCTGGTCATTAGGCGCGTCGATGGTCAAGGTGTATCCGGCTACGTCGCTCGGCCCAGAATACATCAAGGATGTAAAAGCACCCCTTAACCAATTGAAACTCATGCCTACGGGTGGTATCAGCCTCGATAACATGGCCGCCTATTTTAAGGCTGGTGCCGATGGCTTAGGCATCGGGAGCCACCTTTTCGACAAGAAGCTTATTAACGAGAAGAACTGGGCTGGCTTGACAAACCATCTACGGGATTTTGTCGAACGAATGCAGAAGGCAATTTCACCACCGGCAACCGTCTTACCACCGGCATCGGCCGCCCGGCCCACCCCCTCCTAA
- a CDS encoding 2-dehydro-3-deoxygalactonokinase produces the protein MKNYLLGCDWGTSSFRLRLIDSTNLQLIGEIRSSEGVASTFTDWKMNGESQGIVRAQFFRQQLKRQVDLLSTKVAGNLAGIPIIVSGMASSSIGMEEVPYATLPFPVDGSRASTKRLSAQPDFPHDITLISGVQTQHDVMRGEETQLIGLLALLDIQHYTPEVSILIFPGTHSKHIYIQHQQVIDFQTFMTGEVFNLMAMNSILKDSVSLTERNTFSTNELDAFKLGVNESNSPSILNSLFRVRTNQLFGKLTKTENALYLSGLLIGAELKTLVDQEQWQLILCSGNNLYELYKLAMEELQLSERTTTISADLIDQATIAGQVKIAQIQFVTLPK, from the coding sequence ATGAAAAACTATCTATTAGGTTGTGATTGGGGCACCTCCTCGTTTCGGCTACGGCTCATAGACAGCACGAACCTTCAGCTTATTGGCGAAATCAGATCATCGGAAGGTGTTGCCAGTACGTTTACCGACTGGAAAATGAACGGAGAAAGTCAGGGAATTGTCCGGGCACAGTTCTTTCGTCAGCAATTAAAAAGGCAGGTCGATTTATTATCCACCAAAGTAGCGGGTAACCTGGCCGGTATTCCTATCATTGTTTCCGGTATGGCTTCGTCTTCCATTGGCATGGAGGAAGTGCCCTATGCGACCCTGCCTTTTCCGGTCGATGGTAGCCGGGCCAGCACAAAACGACTTTCGGCACAGCCCGATTTTCCGCACGACATTACCCTCATTTCGGGCGTTCAAACGCAGCACGATGTGATGCGTGGGGAGGAAACGCAGCTTATTGGTTTACTGGCGCTATTGGATATACAGCATTATACGCCCGAAGTCTCTATTCTTATTTTTCCCGGTACTCATTCAAAGCACATCTACATTCAACATCAGCAGGTTATTGACTTTCAGACCTTTATGACCGGTGAAGTGTTTAATCTTATGGCGATGAACAGCATTTTAAAGGACTCTGTTTCGCTAACCGAACGAAACACATTTTCGACTAACGAACTCGACGCGTTCAAATTAGGGGTTAATGAATCCAATTCTCCATCCATCCTGAACAGCTTATTTCGGGTGCGGACAAATCAATTGTTCGGCAAATTGACTAAGACCGAAAACGCCCTGTATTTAAGTGGATTATTGATAGGTGCCGAACTAAAAACGCTTGTCGACCAAGAGCAGTGGCAACTGATTTTATGCAGTGGAAATAATTTGTATGAGCTGTACAAGCTAGCAATGGAAGAACTTCAGTTGAGTGAACGAACAACGACTATTTCTGCCGATCTAATTGATCAAGCAACCATTGCCGGACAAGTCAAGATTGCCCAAATCCAATTCGTAACCTTACCAAAATGA